The Bombus pascuorum chromosome 11, iyBomPasc1.1, whole genome shotgun sequence genome includes the window tttctaaaataggTATCTCTGATCGCTTTCCTccatttaacaaatattctaCGATGGTTAAACTATCACACGATGActttttagttattaattaaacgaaacgaaacataataatattaaatatttaattatttttttaaattttactatcTCTGTTCGATAATGTTAATACAgtaaagaaaatcaaaaattaTACTAATCGAAAATGTTACAAGAAAGTAATTCAGCAGCCACCACAGGTGCGAAACACGTTTTCATTACTTCGTTAATCGTAAGTAAATTATTGTGTAATGAGTATATGATCAAATAACATGCATGCCTCTATTATCATTAATACACGTGGCAATtctttacattattataaaaaattataaaacttacttgataataattttatataaatttgaattaatgttaatatccttgcaatctttttaaaaaagtttttatagtttatttacttaaaaataacaaatatagtaaatagcgccaatttttaaaaacagaaattatattttcttaaaaattaacgtatataatattattttataacatttatttatgaatttacgGTTAACAATTCATGGATATTTTTGCAactaaaagttatatttttatgatatacatatttttaatatatatattgtatattcaCTATATATAATCTAAGAACAGTCAGACTTTTAAGTCAACATCAACACATGcaattgtaagaaaaataatatttaatcgacGATAGTCAGGTGCTCTCGCAGGAACCATGTGCgattttatatcatttcctTTGGATACTCTTAAAACGCGATTACAAAGTCAACATGGTTTCTTAAAATCTGGTGGTTTTAGACAATTGTATAAGGGTTTAGGCCCCGTAATGATAGGATCCGCACCATCAGGTAAACTTAAGATAACAATTTATcctttaatacattttaaaaataaaaataatgttgataaaaatattccttgcagcttcgttattttttataacttatgaaactttaaaaataatgtttcaacCTCAAATACCTGAACAATATCACGTGTTTATACATATGACTGCCGCGTCAGTCGGAGAAATggtaatttatatcttattaatgttatatgtaaataataacaataataataataataatcaatatatacaatttaagGGTGTGTGGGTACTCGGTATTTCAGGTTTGGATCAGGTCACGCTCACGATTTCGAATACTTGCACACCCCTAATATAATCGATATACAATGTATAAACGATCCTTTTTACCTCTAAACAATTCTACAATTACAAACAGCTTTGTAATGCTGAGATGTTACTAATAGGTTGCATGTCTTATTCGAGTCCCAGTAGAAGTAGTGAAACAAAGGAGACAAGCATTTTTAAGCGATGCCCACAAATTACCTTTGAGAGCTTTATATCGTGGTTACGGAAGTACTGTGATTAGAGATTTACCGTTCGGTTTAATTCAAATGCCACTCTgggaatattttaaactttattGGAAAAAACACGTGAAACGTGAGTGCACGCCTATGGAGGGTGCTATCTGCGGATCGGCGTcaggtagaaaaataaaaaaagttaattaaatcaCGGGCATATATtaactttgtatattttattattacgaacattGATTTTTACAGTTGCTATATCTGCGGCCCTAACGACACCTTTAGACGTTGCAAAAACTAGAATAATGTTGTCAAATGTGACGGTAGggaaagatgaaataaaaatatccgcGATGTTAAGCAAGGTTTACCACGATCATGGTTTTAAAGGGTACAGAACAAGCTTGTctcttaaatattcaattctaTTTGTTATCCTACAAACAcaataatcgataaatattttcagactTTTTGCAGGCTTTGTACCAAGAGTATGTGGTTTTACTATTAGCGGATTCGTATTTTTTGGTGTTTACGAAAAAgttaaagaaatttgtattgcGGTTTTGCCACCATAATGTTGTGAaagatacatttataaatataaatcatgGTTAATATTTTGTCAAATGATACTACCATAGAGtcaaaatagaaagaaaattgagaTAGAAGTTAATTTCGTATGTATTTGGTAgtaattttatcataaatattgcATGTTAATCTATCATCagcaatataatatatcaatgaataagaaaatttttttaaactttttttataatcacatcgcatttgttataatatattttattactttttctatttctactaTCTTTACCTATTCTTATTACTTTTCAGATTTCAAAGAGAAAGAGTATTTATGTTACATTGAATTTTACTCATGACATAGaagaatacaaaatgaaaatataattgcatttatattttaattattaacagaAAGACATACTGTAGTTTTTTTATCACaaattttgcatttaaattgtaataattaaaaatgagaaagcACACTTTTATTCTACAATATATCTAAATGAATGTGAGCATGCACGTATCAGGAAAGAAATAAGGAATacaaagaaatgtaaaatataaagtatatttaaaaataatcaacaaacatgaaaattttccttacatttacatataataatgtGTCGAGTTATAATATACTGcacattaatttatattcgtgATATTCActtgtacaaaataatataaaatatgataaataagaaaattatggtaatttttaatactgaCTTTGTTATATTCAGTAACAACAATATGTTACTTTGGGTTCGTTACTTATATCAATTACCTCTtcaattttttgtacattatttGGATCAGACATAAAATCTTGTGCAATTTCATTAAACAATTCAGCTACAAAATTGACTTCATAAATATCACACATTATAACAATAATGAgagtgtataatatatatcctTACCAACATTTTCTCCAGTTTTACTAGatgttataaacaatttagcTCGAATGCCAGCAGTATATGTTTCTACAACATCTATATTAGGAGATGGAACTGCACCATGCtctaaaatatcattttttgttgcacaaatgtatattttacatccTTCTTCAACTTCCCTAAGCTCCCTTATCCAGAATTTTGCTCTTTGAAATGTATTTGAATTTGTGATATCATAACAGATAACAGCAGCCTTCGCACCACGGTAATATATCCTACTCATAGCAtcatatctaaaaatatataatttatgacaATCAACattcttgaatttttcatttttgaagACTACTTACTTCTCACTGCCTGCTGTATCCCATATCCCCATGATAAGCCTTTTCCCATTGACTTGTATTTGCTTAGCTGCAAACGCAGCGCCTATAGTCTAAGGAAATTGGAACTGGGTTAATTTGTTTTGTGACGCATCTCTTAGATGATTCTCAGTGCAAATCttaataactttattttacaatattcctTCCACTTCGCGGACTAAGAGGAACAAGACAGCCTAAATCAGTATAGTCCCTAAGTCATTCCAATATGAATTGTACAATTGACAAACAAGAATAATAGTTCTTTATATCTGATATCTCTAGAGAAATTGAATATACAgactaaattttttttatttgttgtacatattacgttaaatgattaaagaaaagatgaagaaaacaatatcgaacatttatttaatttattacattgtataaagtaatgtataatataccaCGTTGCATGTGATTGTACTTACGTTTTGGTAAGATAGACCTTCATTAAACCTTTCATTTACGAAACGTTCGACAAGACTCGTTTTTCCTACAGCTGAGTTACCCAATAAAACCACTTTGAAATCGACACGATTCATCCCTAAATGATGAAACTTCCTCAATGTAATAATGCTACGAAATAAATACTAGTCCTTTTTGTACCATTTAGGTTAGagtaattgtttattttttgtattaaagagTATCTACTGTTTAATATTTGCAGAAGATAAATTTGAAGATGACTACACTGCCCTTTGATACGAAAGACGTCATCAAGAATACAATGTCTATTCCAAGAAAAACTGGTAAACTTGCATATAAATACGTAACTAAATAAATACTCTATTAGgcatttattacttattacttGTCACAGATGGcgcttttatatttttagtatctCATTGCATATCACATCTGATCATACCTACTTTAAATTCaacttgtattttatatatatttatgttaataCTAGGTAAGATCTCCAGgacaaataattacatttaatatcttttaataactttatatttgttattttataattattttcaataaatatttgtttgaatAAATTACAACACATAGAAACTTGTAATATTACTGAAAACTtatgttatttttctatttttcttctgttgtaaacatttttatttaaatgtatcttccaataatgaaataattcttcAACAATGacaaaactaaaaattaacatCTTCTGtttgtatataatgatataaattctgtaatgaatttctttaattttacttaGCTTTCCCTTGTGCAGCAACTGCAGCCATTGCAGCTTTTACAGTTTCTTCATCACCTAAGAATTTCATAGATACAACAGGCTTGAAGTTTTCATCTAATTCATAGACAAATGGAATACCAGTTGGTAAATTTAATCCCATGATTTGATCATTGCTCATTtctaaaaaagagaaacacatgattattaatataataaataaacagaatTGGTTGTGctttgagaaaataataactgACGATCTAAGTGTTTAACTATGCCACGTAAACTATTTCCATGAGCAGCAATGATAATCCTTTTCCCTTCCTTCAATTGTGGAATAATAGTATCATTCCAATATGGCAATGTCCTCTCAATTGTCAATTTTAAAGATTCAAATTTAGGGAATTCTTCTGGTTTTGGTCCATCTGCATATCTTGGGTCTTTTACTATTGTTTCATAATACTTGTGGTCTGATTCCATGGGTGGAGGAGGTACATCGAAAGATCTTCTCCAAATTTGAACTTGTTCTTCACCATACTTAGCAGCAGTTTCTGCTTTATTCATACCAGTCAGTCCTCCATAATGACGTTCATTTAAACGCCATGTCTTTTGAACAGGAATGTTTTCTTGACCACTTTCTTTAAGAATTGATTTCAAAGTTTCTTGAGCTCTTGTCAACAATGACGTATGAGCAATATCAAACTTAAGGCCTGCCTGTTTGATTGCTTTTCCAGCTGAAAGTGCTTCAGTTTTACCTATaataaacatatgtatatcaaacAATAgcataattttgaaaataatgaatttcatatCATTACATAGATTAtagattattttgtttttttgacCATGTGACATATTCATAACATAATTGAAATCATGAATAGCTGTAATTTAGTGATAATATCACTATCACGATTTAGgtgcaaatttttatgcaaatttatattgttaagGACACAATTAAAGagataaaagttaaataaaattggtgttttacttattaaaaattattaaaaattatagcgAGTATTCTATTGTAGGTATATCCTATGCTTCTGTATACAcattctatgcatttttgcatctccagattttgtataattgcataaaaatccgctaCCTAATCATTACacttattcattaatttatctTGTTCTCTATAGATATacatctttaaaataaaaaaacttaACCAATGAAACATGGTTAACATCacattcgaaatatttgacCTTTTGCCCTTGGAGTTTATTCTCAGaatttccttttaaaaaatgaCTTACCCTTGTCGGATAAATCGGCGTCATACCATCcgcaaaataaattcaatttattccaTTCGCTCTCTCCATGACGTACCATAACAATTGTATATTtcgacatttttttattataggaGCTAACTGCACGTAAAGACGAAAGACGATTCGTAAACGGCGATTTACTCTGTTCAATATCTTTGCACAACTGCTTTAATCGAAAGCCCCCGCCCCCACCACCTGTCACATCTAATCGTGTAAGCactttattcaaaattttacatGGGTACATTCTAACATTTGTTGTTTATGCTTTCACTTACTTTTGTTATATCGgctaaaaaatttttctattcaaaaatataactaAACTAGCGACATATATTTACAACCGTTGGTATTTTGACTTTGTTccttattcatttattcacgTAATAACACATTTCGCGCCATTGCAAGTAGTTCTCATTGTACGATATATTAGCTGCAAAACGTATGAAAACTCGATCAGTCTGAGTgttagttaataaatatatgaagtaaataattatttctgatTGAAAgtttttatacgttagtaataaattgcaagatttttaaaagaagaatCTTTTGTTCGAATGAagtgaaacataaatataaccTTCATGAAAATGAAGTGTACTAATACgaatttaaaatcaaatttaaaatgaCATTACGAAAATAACGAACATAAGTTCTTATCGTTGGATTGATAATACATGTTAATCTATGTAAAGAATTTTCATTCTGTTTAAAGGATTGCATATAATGGAACTTTCAGATCAGCAAGTTGATGATTCTTCCTTGTCATtagatacaaattatttacaaatctCGTGCAACTGGAAAATCAGCAATAATAAACAGTTTCGTGATGCTTTCACATTAGAAGCTTCGTCTCTAGAATTTATGAAGTAATCcagatatttacatattaaaaatatattaatttttttcatataataattatatatatgcacTTATTCTTCTACATACATTGTATACTTATGTATTACTTATAAATACACTAGATTTgtgtatttaaaatgatataaaacttgcaaaatataaagtattataaatatgctAATTTACTATCAGATCTTGTcatatttctttgttattttaatttatattcacatttttataaataagtatgaatttttttacagAACTAACTTCGAAGATATAGTTTCTttaaatacatgtatatctTTACAACCAATTGAATCCAACAATGAACCATGTATGCTAGATGTAAGATTAACTAATGGGCAGAGAATTTCTCAGATTGCTGTAGTTTCTGAAGCTTATgtattagaatttttcaaacaatttgGGGAATATGAAACAACAAAGTTTGCAGAATTTGTAGATGAATTTGAAGACAATTCAGTCTACTTTGCAGAAACAGCAATTTTTCCACATGCTACAGAAGCTAGTATTAAGGTATAGAGAATACATACAGTggatttaatttacaaaaatgtatatttaattcaaaatttctattttagtttacaaaaacaaaaagtaaaaattcagTTATGTGGATATATGGTATAAAACTCTATGTAACAGAGTCAATTAATGAACCTAAGAGTTTTTccacagaaatatttaatcctgaaataataagaaatttcttaactAAACTTAGTTTTAACAATGAAGGGAACAATATTACGAATGATGTTCAATCATGTTAcatgaatattttgaatttatcaaaaaataaaggTGTTCAGAAAAACAATGAAGAAGAAGTGGCACAGTCTGCGATGGATAGTACTGTGTcaaataatatagatatcGTGACATATATTgataagaaatttgaagatatgGAAGGaagattaatgaaaaaaattgatgaaatggaacaaaaaacaaatgaaaaacttGATACTATTTTGAGACAATTAGAAACCCGATGTAGTGTCAAGTGACCTtcaattcatataaaatttaaaagcatatttgtaaataatgacaatatatatttaattctgtatggaatatatatgtaaaatatacacataaaaaattttgaagctagtattttttcttaaaaagaGTTTTATTCCTAAATGTTTCTTGAATATCTATTTACACATTTTTGAACCTTCACATTTAGTGATGTTAAGTCTTGTATATTTTGACTATCAGTTAtatgtactttttatttctcaattttgCATTGCAATTGAACCTTCTAAGTACATGTAAATATTCATATGTAAGAATGTACCAAGAATTATATTACACTTCGTCTAATTTTGTcctttctataaaattttatacagatATAAAAATCGCGGAACTATGATGCACAGAAAgatatatttgcataataaagtaaaatgttGGTAACATAAGGTTATTTTAATCAGAATTATTGCTATCTTGTGGAGGATCCCACTGATGAAGTTGTTTCCTCCACAA containing:
- the LOC132912307 gene encoding mitochondrial S-adenosylmethionine carrier protein-like, whose product is MLQESNSAATTGAKHVFITSLISGALAGTMCDFISFPLDTLKTRLQSQHGFLKSGGFRQLYKGLGPVMIGSAPSASLFFITYETLKIMFQPQIPEQYHVFIHMTAASVGEMVACLIRVPVEVVKQRRQAFLSDAHKLPLRALYRGYGSTVIRDLPFGLIQMPLWEYFKLYWKKHVKRECTPMEGAICGSASVAISAALTTPLDVAKTRIMLSNVTVGKDEIKISAMLSKVYHDHGFKGLFAGFVPRVCGFTISGFVFFGVYEKVKEICIAVLPP
- the LOC132912317 gene encoding ras-related protein Rab-24-like → MNRVDFKVVLLGNSAVGKTSLVERFVNERFNEGLSYQNTIGAAFAAKQIQVNGKRLIMGIWDTAGSEKYDAMSRIYYRGAKAAVICYDITNSNTFQRAKFWIRELREVEEGCKIYICATKNDILEHGAVPSPNIDVVETYTAGIRAKLFITSSKTGENVAELFNEIAQDFMSDPNNVQKIEEVIDISNEPKVTYCCY
- the LOC132912302 gene encoding phosphoglycerate mutase 2, with amino-acid sequence MSKYTIVMVRHGESEWNKLNLFCGWYDADLSDKGKTEALSAGKAIKQAGLKFDIAHTSLLTRAQETLKSILKESGQENIPVQKTWRLNERHYGGLTGMNKAETAAKYGEEQVQIWRRSFDVPPPPMESDHKYYETIVKDPRYADGPKPEEFPKFESLKLTIERTLPYWNDTIIPQLKEGKRIIIAAHGNSLRGIVKHLDQMSNDQIMGLNLPTGIPFVYELDENFKPVVSMKFLGDEETVKAAMAAVAAQGKAK
- the LOC132912305 gene encoding uncharacterized protein LOC132912305, which encodes MELSDQQVDDSSLSLDTNYLQISCNWKISNNKQFRDAFTLEASSLEFMKTNFEDIVSLNTCISLQPIESNNEPCMLDVRLTNGQRISQIAVVSEAYVLEFFKQFGEYETTKFAEFVDEFEDNSVYFAETAIFPHATEASIKFTKTKSKNSVMWIYGIKLYVTESINEPKSFSTEIFNPEIIRNFLTKLSFNNEGNNITNDVQSCYMNILNLSKNKGVQKNNEEEVAQSAMDSTVSNNIDIVTYIDKKFEDMEGRLMKKIDEMEQKTNEKLDTILRQLETRCSVK